A window of Vigna unguiculata cultivar IT97K-499-35 chromosome 4, ASM411807v1, whole genome shotgun sequence contains these coding sequences:
- the LOC114181445 gene encoding uncharacterized protein LOC114181445, whose translation MGNSIRRVGLLSTAGAGEDEPFHYQLGRKVSIDLSGRYFEVNRSGFWSEKWTMSYTVDLSTCTITITRSGKDEGAKALLIQLFTVIPSETGSSEKYVFDLDVHTVTESDALINASLSSKLCGRGSLTRFEPTDQIHPGSSVTETLLCLFGAGDKGGLNVLEMKKKIKEEQPYAVTLAHYFAITSAGIIDFSRTKTDAGLSVVVKIRASDGNLDITVEGPDQHPGFGLRYLFGEAVRTKIWKPTLCPHCANIQKQRSTMIWQSESDDSESVPVARRHGGGQKILRTVNNGGRFNGNGNGNFIENKYMFFGKRWW comes from the coding sequence ATGGGAAACAGTATTCGCAGAGTTGGTCTTCTGAGTACTGCTGGTGCAGGAGAGGATGAACCTTTCCATTATCAGCTGGGAAGAAAAGTTTCCATTGATTTGTCAGGAAGATATTTTGAGGTAAACCGCAGTGGATTCTGGAGTGAGAAGTGGACCATGTCATACACCGTAGATCTTTCAACTTGTACAATCACCATAACGAGAAGTGGTAAAGATGAAGGTGCCAAGGCTTTACTCATACAACTCTTCACTGTAATACCATCCGAAACTGGAAGTTCTGAGAAGTACGTTTTTGATTTGGACGTGCATACAGTCACCGAATCAGATGCATTGATAAATGCCTCCTTGTCATCCAAACTCTGTGGAAGGGGTTCATTAACAAGGTTTGAGCCAACCGATCAGATTCATCCTGGAAGCAGCGTTACGGAGACACTACTTTGTTTGTTTGGGGCTGGAGACAAAGGGGGTCTTAATGTTCtggaaatgaagaagaagattaaGGAAGAACAACCTTACGCAGTGACTCTCGCGCACTATTTTGCGATTACTAGTGCCGGTATTATTGATTTTTCTAGAACTAAAACAGATGCTGGTCTTTCTGTTGTGGTAAAGATTCGAGCTTCTGATGGGAATTTGGATATAACGGTGGAGGGTCCTGATCAACACCCTGGTTTTGGATTACGTTACTTGTTTGGTGAAGCCGTGAGAACCAAGATTTGGAAGCCTACGTTGTGTCCACACTGTGCCAATATCCAGAAGCAACGTAGCACAATGATTTGGCAGTCAGAGAGTGATGACAGCGAGAGTGTCCCTGTGGCACGGCGTCACGGTGGCGGCCAGAAAATTTTAAGAACGGTTAACAATGGTGGAAGGTTCAATGGCAATGGTAATGGTAatttcattgaaaataaatatatgttttttggAAAGAGATGGTGGTAA
- the LOC114182171 gene encoding uncharacterized protein LOC114182171 — protein MGNILRSGGLLSNGGTGDDPCHVQLGKYAAIALSERQVMMQQNGGVLESWNITYEVGASACALQLTRECDYTKNVKGLRLQLRSETTKRSGDLAEFDFFLDVQTINGDDFVVSPRWFAICGVHTTTSLNQHKRVNNKTGSVSDMDMYLYGEGHKGGFIVLERKKKSGHLLPFEVTLAHYHATGSGINDYRKIKPDFGLSMVAKIRSIGGNLTIMVDGPEQHPSSALLYMFDEVSRNGYWHRDMCPHCAKNPKKQNREQWQSESEDSDSTPKGVSLGGSGKNVRVISNGGKFGGDGNGNFYERNVFNVIYQHQWSENKSVSGRTYT, from the coding sequence ATGGGTAACATTCTACGCAGCGGTGGTCTTCTCAGCAATGGCGGAACTGGGGATGACCCTTGCCATGTTCAGCTGGGAAAATATGCCGCCATTGCTTTATCAGAAAGGCAAGTTATGATGCAACAAAATGGTGGAGTCTTGGAGAGCTGGAACATAACATACGAAGTAGGTGCTTCAGCCTGTGCACTACAACTAACAAGAGAATGTGACTACACTAAAAACGTCAAGGGTTTACGCTTACAACTCCGCAGCGAGACAACCAAACGCAGTGGAGATCTTGCAGAGTTCGATTTCTTTTTAGACGTGCAAACAATAAATGGAGACGATTTCGTGGTATCTCCTCGCTGGTTCGCCATCTGCGGCGTTCATACAACAACATCACTCAATCAACACAAGAGGGTTAACAACAAAACGGGTAGTGTTTCGGACATGGACATGTATTTGTATGGCGAGGGACACAAAGGGGGTTTTATTGTTCTCgagaggaagaaaaagagtGGTCATTTATTACCTTTTGAAGTGACTTTGGCGCATTATCATGCTACTGGTTCAGGCATTAATGATTACCGTAAGATTAAACCAGATTTTGGGCTTTCTATGGTCGCAAAGATTCGATCAATCGGTGGGAATTTGACCATAATGGTGGATGGTCCTGAACAGCACCCTTCTTCTGCATTATTGTACATGTTTGATGAAGTAAGTAGAAATGGTTATTGGCATCGTGACATGTGCCCTCACTGCGCTAAAAATCCGAAGAAGCAGAACCGAGAACAGTGGCAGTCTGAGAGTGAAGACAGTGATAGTACTCCCAAAGGAGTATCTCTGGGTGGAAGCGGAAAAAATGTAAGAGTGATTTCCAATGGTGGGAAGTTTGGAGGTGATGGTAATGGAAATTTCTATGAGAGAAATGTTTTTAATGTGATTTATCAGCATCAATGGTCTGAAAACAAGAGTGTTTCTGGAAGAACATATACGTAG